A single region of the Verrucomicrobiota bacterium genome encodes:
- the rpmH gene encoding 50S ribosomal protein L34, translating to MKRTYQPSKRTRKQQFGFRARMKTKNGRAILSRRRQHGRKRLLPKGVELHFARHTEA from the coding sequence ATGAAGCGCACCTACCAACCTTCCAAACGCACACGCAAACAGCAGTTCGGCTTTCGTGCACGCATGAAGACCAAGAATGGTCGCGCTATCCTGAGCCGCCGTCGTCAGCATGGACGCAAGCGTCTCCTGCCGAAGGGAGTTGAGCTCCACTTCGCACGCCACACCGAGGCCTAA
- the rnpA gene encoding ribonuclease P protein component has protein sequence MSSTSHATPRPKSLGKQTKPVKLGLPRSSRLRSGYQHLKVRSSGLSLHGTFLRMGVMGDQVTETQGAVVVSRRVGPAVTRNKLKRRLREVYRQELSSLRTGLWIVVTVKPSASNATMESLRSEWLRLGKRLSIFSDSLPDQGA, from the coding sequence TTGAGCTCCACTTCGCACGCCACACCGAGGCCTAAGAGTCTGGGTAAGCAGACCAAGCCGGTGAAGCTTGGCCTGCCGCGTTCGTCGCGGTTGCGATCAGGCTATCAGCATCTGAAGGTTCGCTCGTCGGGCCTTTCCCTTCACGGAACATTTCTCCGGATGGGAGTGATGGGCGATCAGGTCACGGAAACCCAGGGAGCCGTCGTCGTCTCCCGTCGTGTCGGTCCGGCTGTCACACGCAACAAGCTGAAGCGTCGCTTGCGGGAAGTTTACCGCCAGGAACTCTCCAGTCTACGAACCGGTCTCTGGATTGTCGTGACGGTCAAACCCTCTGCTTCAAATGCCACGATGGAATCTCTTCGCTCGGAATGGTTGCGTCTTGGAAAGCGTCTCTCTATTTTCAGCGACTCATTGCCCGACCAGGGCGCCTGA
- the yidD gene encoding membrane protein insertion efficiency factor YidD: MSFFLRIPIHLYRWLISPLLRALCGGSGCRCRFHPSCSAYALEALKTRGSLQGSLLALRRLAKCHPWGEGGFDPVPGSQG, translated from the coding sequence ATGTCCTTTTTTCTCCGTATTCCGATTCATCTCTACCGGTGGCTGATCTCCCCGTTGCTTCGTGCACTCTGCGGCGGGAGCGGATGCAGATGCCGTTTTCACCCGAGCTGCTCGGCCTATGCTCTCGAGGCCCTGAAGACCCGCGGATCCCTGCAGGGCTCACTGCTGGCGCTGCGACGCCTCGCCAAATGTCACCCCTGGGGAGAAGGCGGCTTCGATCCAGTGCCCGGGAGCCAAGGATGA